One Kitasatospora viridis genomic region harbors:
- the dacB gene encoding D-alanyl-D-alanine carboxypeptidase/D-alanyl-D-alanine endopeptidase, with the protein MSADLQKLMSTAPWSSGRWGLQVADLQTGQVVQSKGADSQFMTGSTAKTFAVGAALDVLGDDHRFRTPVVHSGTISADGRLSGDLILVGSGDLTLGGRTTASGGLDVPDFDHYDANAVPGMATVTEEDPLAGVDELARQVAASGVRQVDGDVVIDNRLWDPVSIGGVPVTPTIVNDNLIDVLIMPGAPGEPAKVDWRPKTAAFGVDAQVTTTPAGSKPAVTTESVSPGHIRVRGSVPADVKAPFVTTYQVPDPAAFARTVLIEALARNGVSVSAPSLGANPDSRLPPSTEVSSLPVSATYTSPPFKEYAKLINKVSHNLGANLLPPLMAAHNGQRTYADGMKIEEEFLAHSGVDPNSVSLVDAQGLPGDKATPTAQVALLRHLARQDDFDVFYDSMPSMGVDGSLADVIERTDPAAGHIRAKTGTLVSSYQGKLALGTKALAGYIDAKDGRRYAFAIYVNDIPVPSDSVSDAIDLALKANKQLGAMAASIYESPKA; encoded by the coding sequence GTGAGCGCCGACCTGCAGAAGCTCATGAGTACCGCGCCGTGGTCGTCGGGCCGGTGGGGCCTGCAGGTCGCCGACCTGCAGACGGGGCAGGTCGTCCAATCCAAGGGCGCCGATTCCCAGTTCATGACCGGTTCGACGGCCAAGACCTTCGCGGTCGGTGCTGCGCTCGATGTCCTGGGCGACGACCATCGCTTCCGTACGCCCGTGGTGCACTCGGGTACGATCTCCGCCGACGGGCGGCTCTCCGGCGATCTCATCCTGGTCGGCAGCGGCGATCTGACGCTCGGTGGGCGGACCACCGCGTCAGGCGGACTGGACGTCCCCGACTTCGACCACTACGACGCCAACGCCGTACCCGGCATGGCGACCGTCACCGAAGAGGATCCGCTGGCGGGTGTCGACGAGCTGGCCCGACAGGTCGCGGCCAGTGGAGTCCGCCAGGTCGACGGCGACGTGGTGATCGACAACCGACTCTGGGATCCGGTGTCGATCGGCGGGGTGCCGGTCACTCCGACCATCGTCAACGACAACCTGATCGACGTGCTCATCATGCCGGGCGCGCCCGGCGAGCCGGCCAAGGTCGACTGGCGCCCGAAGACGGCCGCCTTCGGCGTCGACGCGCAGGTGACGACCACGCCCGCCGGAAGCAAGCCGGCGGTGACGACCGAAAGCGTGAGTCCTGGTCATATTCGGGTCCGAGGTTCCGTGCCCGCGGACGTGAAGGCCCCCTTCGTGACGACCTACCAGGTTCCCGACCCGGCGGCGTTCGCCCGCACCGTCCTCATCGAGGCACTCGCCAGAAACGGCGTCAGCGTATCCGCCCCCTCGTTGGGAGCGAACCCCGACAGCAGGCTTCCTCCGTCGACGGAAGTGAGCTCGCTGCCCGTATCGGCGACCTACACTTCTCCGCCCTTCAAGGAGTACGCAAAGCTGATCAACAAGGTCAGCCACAATCTCGGGGCGAACCTTCTGCCGCCGCTGATGGCAGCACACAACGGTCAACGAACCTACGCGGACGGCATGAAGATCGAGGAGGAGTTCCTCGCTCACTCGGGCGTGGACCCGAATTCAGTGAGCCTCGTCGATGCCCAGGGCCTCCCCGGCGACAAGGCGACGCCGACCGCCCAGGTGGCGCTGCTGCGGCACCTGGCACGACAGGACGACTTCGACGTCTTCTACGACTCCATGCCGAGCATGGGCGTCGACGGTTCGCTCGCCGACGTCATCGAGCGCACCGATCCCGCCGCAGGACACATCCGTGCGAAGACCGGCACCCTGGTCAGTTCCTACCAGGGCAAGCTGGCCCTCGGCACGAAGGCGCTCGCAGGCTACATCGATGCGAAGGACGGCCGCCGCTACGCCTTCGCGATCTACGTGAACGACATTCCGGTGCCCAGCGACTCCGTGAGCGATGCCATCGACCTCGCGCTCAAGGCGAACAAGCAACTGGGAGCGATGGCCGCCAGCATCTACGAGTCGCCCAAGGCGTGA